A single Halarcobacter anaerophilus DNA region contains:
- the flgG gene encoding flagellar basal-body rod protein FlgG — MIRGLYTAATGMNAMQSQIDVTSNNIANVNTIGFKQDRAEFQDLMYESLNYTAGQTSEITTNPTGIDVGLGVRVSGIQKNFLEGDLKTTSNTLDIAIEGKGFFQITMPDGEIAYSRGGAFKLDDEGNIVNGNGYMLEPQITVPEDLINLTVAVDGTVTAEDPNTGDVTELGQITTVDFINPAGLTPLGDSLYLASDASGDPIEGTPSEDQFGSLKQGMVELSNVKLVNEMVDLITAQRAYEANSKAITTSDDMLSIVNQLKR; from the coding sequence ATGATAAGAGGTCTATATACAGCAGCAACCGGTATGAATGCAATGCAAAGTCAAATCGATGTTACTTCAAACAATATTGCCAATGTAAATACTATTGGATTTAAGCAAGATAGAGCCGAATTTCAAGACTTGATGTATGAAAGCCTCAATTATACCGCAGGTCAGACTTCTGAAATCACAACCAATCCGACAGGGATTGATGTAGGACTTGGTGTAAGAGTATCTGGTATCCAAAAAAACTTCCTAGAAGGTGATCTTAAAACTACTTCAAATACCCTTGATATTGCAATTGAAGGAAAAGGTTTTTTCCAAATTACAATGCCTGACGGAGAGATTGCTTACAGCAGAGGTGGTGCCTTTAAACTTGATGATGAAGGTAATATCGTAAACGGAAACGGATATATGCTTGAACCTCAAATTACAGTACCTGAAGATTTGATTAATTTAACTGTTGCAGTTGACGGAACAGTAACGGCAGAAGATCCTAATACAGGAGACGTAACGGAACTTGGACAAATTACAACCGTAGATTTCATAAACCCGGCAGGACTTACACCTCTTGGTGATTCTCTTTATTTGGCAAGTGATGCTTCGGGTGACCCAATAGAAGGAACTCCTTCGGAAGATCAATTTGGTTCTTTAAAACAAGGAATGGTTGAGCTGTCAAATGTTAAGTTGGTAAATGAAATGGTTGATTTAATTACTGCTCAAAGAGCATATGAAGCTAATTCAAAAGCAATAACTACTTCTGACGATATGTTAAGTATTGTTAACCAATTAAAAAGATAA
- a CDS encoding KH domain-containing protein: MITNFIESYAKLIVSKPEEVSISTHKVDETFTEITIKANSADIGKLIGKNGNMINALKTMANGCKAKDGVSYKIQVLAN; encoded by the coding sequence ATGATTACAAATTTTATAGAAAGTTATGCAAAACTAATTGTTAGTAAGCCTGAAGAAGTATCAATATCAACGCATAAAGTAGATGAAACATTTACTGAAATTACAATAAAAGCAAATAGTGCGGATATAGGTAAACTAATAGGCAAAAACGGAAACATGATTAATGCTTTAAAAACTATGGCTAATGGTTGTAAAGCAAAAGATGGTGTGTCTTATAAAATACAAGTTCTTGCAAATTAA
- the rpsP gene encoding 30S ribosomal protein S16: protein MTVIRLTRMGRNKKPFYRIVVTDSRKRRDSGWIESIGYFNPVSEPKVLKLDEERYNYWVSVGAKPSEKVKKLAAQK, encoded by the coding sequence ATGACAGTAATTAGATTGACAAGAATGGGAAGAAACAAAAAACCATTTTACAGAATTGTTGTAACAGATTCAAGAAAAAGAAGAGATTCAGGTTGGATTGAATCAATTGGTTACTTTAACCCTGTATCTGAACCAAAAGTATTAAAACTTGATGAAGAAAGATATAACTATTGGGTAAGTGTTGGTGCAAAACCTTCAGAAAAAGTTAAAAAATTAGCGGCACAAAAGTAA
- the rimM gene encoding ribosome maturation factor RimM (Essential for efficient processing of 16S rRNA): protein MNKKIYVAKLGKAVGLKGHLRLFIDSDFPEQFKKGATFTTNRDETLIVQEYNFSKELIKFENYDDIDIAKKLTNQELYVSEDQTKENCKLEDKEYFWFDIIGCEIFEDEKCLGVVKDIHRYPLDDYLEVSTNSDLIKSLNLPKSFLIPYIREEFILEVDIDNKVIKTQKCFEILENS from the coding sequence ATGAATAAAAAAATTTATGTTGCCAAGCTAGGGAAGGCAGTGGGATTAAAAGGTCATTTAAGACTTTTTATTGACTCAGATTTTCCCGAGCAGTTTAAAAAAGGTGCAACCTTTACTACAAACAGAGATGAAACGCTTATTGTACAAGAGTACAACTTCTCAAAAGAATTAATTAAATTTGAAAACTATGATGATATTGATATAGCAAAAAAACTTACAAATCAAGAACTTTACGTCTCGGAAGATCAAACAAAAGAGAACTGTAAATTAGAAGATAAAGAGTACTTCTGGTTTGATATCATAGGCTGCGAAATTTTTGAAGATGAAAAATGTTTGGGAGTAGTTAAAGATATACATAGATATCCTCTTGATGATTATTTAGAAGTCTCTACAAATAGTGATTTAATAAAAAGTTTAAACCTGCCGAAATCATTTCTAATACCTTACATTCGTGAAGAATTTATATTAGAAGTTGATATAGATAACAAAGTTATCAAAACTCAAAAGTGTTTTGAAATATTAGAAAACTCGTGA
- a CDS encoding response regulator encodes MKILIVDDSSTMRRIIGNVVMQLGYTKEDFNEAEDGVKAWKLLEESNYDIILTDWNMPNMNGLELVKKVRSEGNHQKTPIIMITTEGGKNEVITALKAGVNNYIVKPFNAEVLKEKLDGVLK; translated from the coding sequence ATGAAGATTTTAATAGTTGACGATAGCTCCACTATGAGAAGAATTATAGGCAATGTTGTCATGCAACTTGGATATACAAAAGAGGATTTTAACGAAGCTGAAGATGGGGTTAAAGCATGGAAATTATTGGAAGAGTCTAATTATGATATTATTTTAACTGACTGGAATATGCCGAATATGAACGGACTGGAATTAGTTAAAAAAGTTAGATCTGAAGGTAACCATCAAAAAACGCCAATTATTATGATTACAACAGAAGGTGGGAAAAACGAAGTTATTACGGCATTAAAAGCAGGGGTAAACAACTATATTGTAAAACCTTTTAATGCAGAAGTTTTAAAAGAGAAGTTAGATGGGGTTCTGAAATAA